A region of the Gemmatimonadota bacterium genome:
GTGCTCGTACCACCCAGCATAAGACCGGCACCCATGGGTGTGATGGGTTCGGGTTTTCTCGGCACATCTGTCACCTTTCCCTCAAAAATCTTGTATTCCATGTGTGGAAAAGCATTTACATATATCCGCACCTTATGTCCCTCTTTCACCTTTGGGATATCCACTTCCTGGATCATCACCTCAGCTTGCCAACTGTGCAATTCGGCCAGTTCAATCACGGCCTCACCTGCCTCAATGCGGTCTCCTTCGCGTTTATCCAAATCGCGCGTCAACACGGTTCCAGCAACGGGTGCGTAGATCTTCATCTGTTCCATACGGGTTTTGACAAGGCGATGGCTGACCTGTAATTTTTCATACGTCTGTTTTAGCATCTCGTGTTCCTGCTTGCGATTGTCCAGAGCAGCCAACCGCCGTTTTGCACGCTCAATTTCTACTTTTGCACGCTGTACCCGCGTCTGGTGTACCCGAATGGGAATCAACGTATCAACAGGTGGTCGCACACTCCCATCTTCGCGATAGGGCGCGTATTTGCGATATATCTGATATTCTTGCCGAACCTGTTCCAATTGCAAACTTGCGGTCTCATACTCTACTTCAGTCCGTGCAATCTCTGTCTCCAAAACAGCCCGCTCGCGTTGCAATTCTGCAACCAGAGCCACACGCCGACTTTGATTCATCGCCAGTTCATGTTCGAGTTGCTCCAATTCCGTGCGTAAATCGGTATCATCCAAAGTCAGCATCAAATCCCCCTGTGCAATCTCTTGCCCGTGTTGCACATGAACCGTTTGAATCAAGCCAGATCGTTGCGCTTTCACTTCATAACGCGCGGTAGGCTGCAAGCGACCTTGCCCCGCAACCGTGATTTCCATGCCCAGATGCCATCCCAAAAGACAGATAAACGCGACCATGCTTCCCACAACGCACAAAATGGTGAGCAAAAAATAGCGCACAAACCGGAACCCAATCCCCGAAGTTGAGAGGGCTTCTCGCGTCTCTGTATTTTCAAAAGATATCTCTTTTTGTGGATAGCCATTGAACTTTACAATCTTTTCACTATGTGCCATAACTCATTCAGCCCGCTGTTAAAAGTGAAGTTCGATTGGGCAAATGAACATTCAATTCAAACATCTTCCGATCTCAATGGTTGACAATGGAGCTTCGAGTAATTATTTTAAGTCTATTAGTATTCTCAAGTTACCAGCTTGAGATATTCATCGCCGCTGACAGATGACTTGCCATGGTCTTGTCGGCGGCTTTTTATGATAATACCATCGCGTCTGTAAGTTCAACTATAAAAGATTGCTCGTATATTAGAATTATTGCTCGTATATCAGATTTTTTCATTTTTTTTGTTTTTGCAAAAAAAAGAGCGAGTCAAAAAGGACTCGCTCTTTCCCATTACAGCGCCTTCATCAAAACAGACACTCACTATGAGCTAATCACATCTTTTCTCTCCCATTCCTCACCCCTAAAAATTCCATCATACCAGGAAAAATGTCTTGTTCTCCCTTCTCCACCGAGGGCTTTAACGCGCCAAAACGCACATCAACCCCTCTGTTCTGAAGGGCTGGAATATGCGTGTTGCGTGATATGGCACTCAATGGATTATTCCGTACATCAACCACATCTCCAGTACCCAATCCCATGTTTGCAACCAAAGGCAAAAGGTCCGAGATGCTATTGTTGTAAAGATACAGCCTTGTCAGGTTGGTCAAACCTGATAGCGCAGACACATCACGGATACGGTTGGCGTAAAGCCACAGCCTTGTCAAGTTGGTCAAACCAGATAGTCCAGACACATCACTGATACGGTTGCCAGAAAGAGACAGTTCTTCCAGATCGGTCAAGCCTGACAGCACTGACACATCACTGATACGGTTGGTGTAAAGATACAGCCTTATCAGGTTGGTCAAACCTGATAGCGCAGATACATCACTGATGCTATTGCTAGAAATATCCAGCTCTTCCAGACTGGTCAAACCTGATAGCGCAGACACATCACTGATACGGTTGGTGGCAAGATCCAGACTTTTCAGGTTCGTCAAGCCTGACAGCACCGACACATCCACGATGTCGTTGGAGGAAAGATATAGCTGTGTCAGGTTGGTCAAGCCTGACAGCGCAGACACATCACTGATACGGTTGGTGGCAAGATCCAGACTTTTCAAGTTGGTCAAGCCTGACAGCGCAG
Encoded here:
- a CDS encoding HlyD family efflux transporter periplasmic adaptor subunit; this encodes MAHSEKIVKFNGYPQKEISFENTETREALSTSGIGFRFVRYFLLTILCVVGSMVAFICLLGWHLGMEITVAGQGRLQPTARYEVKAQRSGLIQTVHVQHGQEIAQGDLMLTLDDTDLRTELEQLEHELAMNQSRRVALVAELQRERAVLETEIARTEVEYETASLQLEQVRQEYQIYRKYAPYREDGSVRPPVDTLIPIRVHQTRVQRAKVEIERAKRRLAALDNRKQEHEMLKQTYEKLQVSHRLVKTRMEQMKIYAPVAGTVLTRDLDKREGDRIEAGEAVIELAELHSWQAEVMIQEVDIPKVKEGHKVRIYVNAFPHMEYKIFEGKVTDVPRKPEPITPMGAGLMLGGTSTVYPVKISVIDPHLSDGEKECPLAYGMGVEAKIVTERGPIVDLLWKKFLKTVGKIGRPEIYRLEESSETAQTRN